In the genome of Bacteroidales bacterium, one region contains:
- a CDS encoding endonuclease domain-containing protein, translating to MKRSNIEKKMFYEASSEIFRRALILRNKMTQAEKLLWEHLRKKKLGVRFKPQHPIGRFIADFYCHQAKLVVEIDGEIHDGQKEYDIGRAGEMEEYGIRVLRFKNSEVFEDIEGVVERIQEML from the coding sequence ATGAAAAGAAGCAACATTGAAAAGAAGATGTTCTATGAGGCATCGTCTGAAATATTCCGAAGGGCTTTGATATTGAGAAATAAGATGACACAGGCGGAAAAGCTGCTTTGGGAACACTTAAGGAAGAAAAAATTGGGCGTAAGATTTAAGCCACAGCATCCGATCGGGCGTTTCATTGCAGATTTCTACTGTCATCAGGCCAAACTGGTGGTTGAAATAGATGGTGAAATACATGACGGACAAAAGGAATACGACATAGGAAGAGCAGGTGAAATGGAAGAGTACGGAATCCGGGTGTTGCGATTTAAGAATAGTGAGGTGTTTGAGGATATCGAGGGAGTGGTGGAGAGGATTCAAGAAATGTTGTGA